In the genome of Bryobacteraceae bacterium, one region contains:
- a CDS encoding neutral/alkaline non-lysosomal ceramidase N-terminal domain-containing protein — translation MRLALVALIAAAAGLAAGKADFEAGAASVDITPEGPIWLSGYAARTHASDGVLSPIQAKALALRDRKGYRIVIVTADVVGLPRGITDAVAARLEKEHGLRRAQVVFNASHTHTGPVIWPNLTTMYFISDEEKAKLHAYAATFTEKMYSAAAAALGDLAPAEVTYGEGAAGFARNRRQGEKGPVDHSVPVFDVRTTDGKRKAILFGYACHNTTLTGEHYQVSGDYAGYAQAALEKEYPGSVALFLMLAGADQNPNPRSKVELAEGHGASLASAVRAVIDGGKMAPVREPVKSAYQTIELAFAPHTRDQFEAEAKDENRYKASRAREMLAAYDSGHPKRSTPYPVQVIRFGRTVTLVALGGEVVVDYARRFKDTFQDKLVVAGYSNDVMCYIPSVRILREGGYEGDTSMIYYGQPGKFTEDVEEDIFRSVRGLLKRVGGK, via the coding sequence ATGCGGCTGGCACTGGTTGCATTGATCGCCGCGGCGGCGGGATTGGCCGCCGGCAAGGCCGATTTCGAGGCCGGGGCGGCGTCGGTGGATATCACCCCGGAAGGGCCGATCTGGCTCTCCGGATACGCGGCGCGCACGCATGCCTCCGACGGCGTGCTCTCGCCGATCCAGGCCAAGGCGCTGGCGCTGCGCGACCGCAAGGGATACCGGATCGTGATCGTGACGGCGGATGTAGTCGGGTTGCCGCGCGGGATCACAGACGCCGTGGCGGCGCGGCTCGAGAAGGAGCACGGGCTGCGGCGGGCGCAGGTGGTATTCAACGCGTCGCACACGCACACGGGTCCTGTAATCTGGCCGAACCTGACGACGATGTATTTCATCTCCGACGAGGAGAAGGCCAAGCTGCACGCGTACGCGGCGACGTTCACCGAAAAGATGTATTCGGCGGCGGCGGCGGCGCTGGGCGATCTGGCGCCGGCGGAGGTGACCTACGGCGAAGGCGCGGCGGGGTTTGCGAGGAACCGGCGGCAAGGCGAAAAAGGTCCGGTGGATCACAGCGTGCCGGTGTTCGACGTGCGGACCACGGACGGAAAACGCAAGGCGATTCTGTTCGGCTACGCGTGCCACAACACGACGCTCACCGGCGAACATTACCAGGTAAGCGGCGACTATGCCGGTTACGCGCAGGCGGCGCTCGAGAAGGAGTACCCGGGGTCCGTGGCATTGTTCCTGATGCTGGCGGGCGCAGACCAGAACCCGAACCCGCGCAGCAAGGTGGAGCTCGCCGAGGGGCACGGGGCGTCGCTTGCGAGCGCGGTTCGCGCGGTGATCGACGGCGGCAAGATGGCGCCGGTGCGAGAACCGGTGAAGTCGGCGTACCAGACGATCGAGCTGGCGTTCGCGCCGCACACTCGTGACCAGTTCGAAGCCGAAGCCAAGGACGAGAACCGCTACAAGGCGTCGCGGGCGCGGGAGATGCTGGCCGCCTACGACTCGGGTCACCCGAAACGGTCGACGCCGTACCCGGTACAGGTGATCCGGTTCGGCCGGACGGTGACGCTCGTCGCGCTGGGAGGCGAAGTGGTGGTGGACTACGCGCGGCGGTTCAAGGACACGTTCCAAGACAAACTCGTAGTGGCTGGCTATTCGAACGACGTGATGTGCTACATCCCGTCGGTGCGGATCTTGCGCGAGGGCGGTTACGAGGGCGACACCAGCATGATCTACTACGGGCAGCCAGGCAAGTTCACCGAAGACGTGGAAGAGGACATCTTCCGTTCGGTGCGCGGACTGCTGAAACGGGTGGGCGGAAAATGA
- a CDS encoding phosphoribosyltransferase family protein produces MELIPTQEEVIELLRETGALREGLFEYPNGLYSTRHIQMPLAFRNYRHMKILSVALSRLVRRDSELRASLDDLSVVAPATGGMPVAYGICEALHARRVYWAERENEDEPLRFRQFVEQERGEKVLLVDDMLRSGSKMRELKSLCESHGANVMGVAVVVFQPNRGMPDFGDIPFFYLAKMEATFKSADDTFTGFQPGMMPTRIWV; encoded by the coding sequence ATGGAGCTGATTCCCACCCAGGAAGAAGTCATTGAACTGCTTCGGGAGACGGGCGCGCTGCGCGAAGGCCTGTTCGAGTATCCGAACGGGCTGTATTCGACGCGGCATATTCAGATGCCGCTGGCGTTCCGCAACTACCGGCACATGAAGATCTTGAGCGTGGCGCTGAGCCGGCTGGTGCGGCGGGATTCGGAGTTGCGGGCGTCGCTCGACGATTTGTCGGTGGTGGCGCCGGCCACCGGCGGGATGCCGGTCGCCTACGGGATCTGCGAGGCGCTGCATGCCCGGCGCGTGTACTGGGCCGAACGCGAGAACGAGGACGAACCGCTGCGGTTCCGGCAGTTCGTGGAGCAGGAGCGCGGCGAAAAGGTGCTGCTGGTGGACGATATGCTGCGTTCGGGATCGAAGATGCGAGAGCTGAAGAGCCTGTGCGAATCCCACGGCGCAAACGTAATGGGGGTGGCGGTGGTGGTGTTTCAGCCGAACCGCGGGATGCCGGATTTCGGCGACATTCCCTTCTTCTATCTCGCGAAGATGGAGGCCACATTCAAGAGCGCCGATGACACGTTCACGGGCTTCCAGCCGGGCATGATGCCGACGCGGATCTGGGTGTAG
- a CDS encoding sugar transferase: MFSRHHRKVKLLFAIADLVFVCTAFFGAYQSRHWLPLEREFYLTPPVLAVLLGAAAMLWPGSGYWLEVYDRLDSAHPRVILRDSLRQTLAGLIGIVLVQYMLRLDLSRVFIGLLGVYSWILLCLFRLNAGMLVGWIRSRFGVEQHVLLVGTGHRARALANLLEQSAPYGIRLVGLLAPGPEPPPALDYPVYSLDRLPDLLENHVVDEVIFAVESTKLRELEDVLLLCDEDGVRTRVAVDFFPHVNSEVYLERLSRVPLLTFAAAPHDEIRLLAKRTTDVVLAAAALVLVSPAMILIAAAIRLTSPGPAVFRQIRCGLNGRRFTFYKFRSMVANAEQMKESIRHLNAKSVAFKVPNDPRLTGIGRYLRRFSIDEWPQLWNVLKGDMSLVGPRPAVPEEVEMYKRWHRRRLRMRPGLTCLWALEGRDHLDFESWMRKDMEYIDNWSLGLDWKIMLRTIPRVLSGKGAH, from the coding sequence GTGTTCAGCCGGCATCATCGAAAAGTCAAGCTGCTGTTTGCGATAGCCGATCTGGTCTTTGTTTGCACCGCTTTCTTCGGCGCATACCAGAGCCGGCACTGGCTGCCGCTGGAACGCGAGTTCTACCTTACTCCACCTGTGTTGGCCGTGTTGCTGGGCGCGGCGGCGATGTTGTGGCCGGGGTCCGGTTACTGGCTCGAGGTATATGACCGGCTAGATTCCGCGCACCCACGGGTGATTCTGCGGGACAGTCTGCGGCAGACGTTGGCGGGGCTCATCGGCATCGTGCTGGTGCAGTACATGCTGCGCCTGGATTTGAGCCGCGTGTTTATCGGGCTACTGGGCGTCTACAGTTGGATTCTGCTGTGCCTGTTCCGGTTGAACGCGGGGATGCTGGTGGGGTGGATCCGGAGCCGGTTCGGCGTGGAGCAGCACGTTCTGCTGGTCGGCACGGGACACCGCGCGCGGGCGCTGGCGAATCTTCTCGAACAATCGGCGCCGTACGGAATCCGGCTGGTGGGCCTGCTGGCGCCGGGACCGGAGCCGCCGCCGGCGCTCGACTATCCGGTCTATTCGCTGGACCGGCTGCCGGACCTGCTCGAGAACCACGTGGTGGACGAGGTGATCTTCGCGGTGGAGAGCACGAAGCTGCGGGAACTCGAAGACGTGCTGCTGCTGTGCGACGAAGACGGCGTCCGAACGCGGGTAGCGGTGGATTTCTTCCCCCACGTGAACAGCGAAGTGTACCTGGAGCGGTTGAGCCGGGTGCCGCTGCTGACGTTCGCCGCGGCGCCGCATGACGAAATCCGGCTGCTCGCCAAACGCACCACCGATGTGGTGCTGGCGGCGGCGGCGCTGGTGCTGGTGTCGCCGGCGATGATCCTGATCGCGGCGGCCATCCGGCTGACGTCGCCGGGGCCGGCAGTGTTCCGCCAAATCCGCTGCGGGCTCAACGGGCGCCGGTTCACCTTCTACAAGTTCCGGTCCATGGTGGCCAACGCCGAGCAGATGAAAGAGAGCATCCGCCATCTCAATGCCAAGAGCGTGGCGTTCAAGGTGCCGAACGATCCGCGGCTCACCGGGATCGGGCGCTACCTGCGGCGATTCTCGATCGACGAGTGGCCGCAATTGTGGAATGTGTTGAAGGGCGATATGTCGCTCGTGGGTCCGCGACCGGCGGTGCCCGAGGAAGTGGAGATGTACAAGCGATGGCATCGGCGGCGGCTGCGGATGCGACCCGGACTGACGTGTCTGTGGGCGCTCGAGGGCCGCGATCACCTGGATTTCGAATCGTGGATGCGGAAGGACATGGAGTACATCGACAACTGGTCTCTGGGACTCGATTGGAAGATCATGCTGCGGACGATTCCGCGCGTTCTTTCCGGAAAAGGAGCACACTGA
- a CDS encoding serine/threonine-protein kinase — protein MILRLGDTIDAYRVLGTLGSGGSGAVYRVEHTITGRVEAMKVLHRGYLESPEEEQRFLREIRLHAVLNHPNIVAVHNALRVGDDLVMIMEYVEGQSVAKLLEQGPLPLMEALDVIGQALTALEFAHAYEITHRDLTPANLMVTEQGLVKLMDFGLALQQTAPRLTQNGAPVGSYAYMSPEQVRAEPVDFRTDIYSLGAVLFELLTGRKPFECDSAYALMRAHTVQKPPVPSQIEPDLPPVLDRLVLRALEKEPELRYHSAGEFRNALQNAIHEIVHRPEHREEAPAPPPRFSPTAKFLMMLAASFLIFVLVGVATMLTSPGGNIEPGGTAAAAEPGEVAGGPEAPAGGEGAALPVFEPPPFPAAKPKGSEAEAGAANRRASKRAASVPAKKHPQNP, from the coding sequence ATGATTCTGCGACTGGGCGACACCATCGACGCCTACCGGGTCCTCGGAACTCTCGGTTCCGGCGGATCCGGCGCGGTGTACCGGGTGGAGCACACCATCACGGGCCGGGTGGAGGCGATGAAGGTGCTGCATCGCGGCTACCTCGAGTCTCCGGAAGAGGAGCAGCGGTTCCTGCGGGAGATCCGGCTGCACGCGGTGCTGAACCATCCCAACATCGTGGCGGTGCACAACGCGCTGCGGGTGGGCGACGACCTGGTGATGATCATGGAGTACGTGGAAGGCCAGTCCGTGGCGAAGCTCCTCGAGCAGGGTCCTTTGCCGCTGATGGAAGCGTTGGACGTGATCGGACAGGCGCTGACGGCGCTCGAGTTCGCGCACGCGTACGAGATCACCCACCGCGACCTGACGCCGGCCAACCTGATGGTGACCGAGCAGGGACTGGTGAAGCTGATGGACTTCGGCCTGGCGCTGCAGCAGACGGCGCCGCGGCTGACGCAGAACGGGGCGCCGGTGGGCTCCTACGCCTACATGTCGCCGGAGCAGGTGCGCGCCGAACCGGTGGATTTCCGGACCGACATCTATTCGCTGGGAGCGGTGCTGTTCGAACTGCTGACCGGGCGCAAGCCGTTCGAGTGCGACTCGGCGTACGCACTGATGAGGGCGCACACGGTGCAGAAGCCGCCGGTTCCGTCGCAGATCGAACCGGACCTGCCGCCGGTGCTGGACCGGCTGGTGCTGCGAGCGCTCGAGAAAGAGCCCGAGTTGCGGTACCACTCGGCGGGCGAATTCCGGAACGCGCTGCAGAACGCCATTCACGAAATCGTCCACAGGCCCGAGCATCGGGAAGAGGCACCGGCTCCGCCGCCTCGTTTCTCGCCGACGGCGAAGTTCCTGATGATGCTGGCGGCGTCCTTTCTGATCTTCGTGCTGGTTGGGGTGGCGACGATGCTGACGTCGCCGGGCGGGAACATCGAGCCGGGCGGAACGGCTGCCGCGGCGGAGCCGGGAGAAGTCGCCGGCGGGCCCGAGGCGCCCGCGGGCGGTGAGGGCGCCGCGCTGCCGGTGTTCGAACCGCCGCCGTTTCCGGCAGCCAAGCCCAAGGGGAGCGAGGCGGAGGCCGGCGCGGCGAACCGCCGTGCGAGCAAGCGCGCCGCGAGTGTCCCGGCGAAAAAGCACCCACAAAACCCATAG
- a CDS encoding serine/threonine-protein kinase, which yields MSFALGQVVGDYEFIDVVRSSHSSVSYRVRNLAENRNELLKVVVADPRRDSDLIQRFLRESRIHSGLRHPNILTCHKAFELQSRLVMTMELVEAVPLEDRLQTEPIGIEEVGRLMQQVLRALAFAHDCSVIHREVTPANILLTPDGIAKLAGFNLACVASDPRLTQVGAMVGSIHYMSPEQVRSEPLDARSDIYSLGVVMFEILARRKPFTGKSHFDVLAAHVSTPPPDLAVIRPDLAPELIGVVTRAMAKEQADRFQSCMEFAGALHRAMHLGPGAAENAHAEHPAAKAVESLIDIPPAPEPDQRPEKGPIRPRTKADLTPRAPGEPPAGAAQAPAGVAVQKPDHEAIPVGAVPAVQAAPEPSMLLQRPLLAIFVTVVFILGFSWLISRIS from the coding sequence GTGAGCTTTGCCCTTGGGCAGGTTGTCGGAGACTACGAGTTTATCGACGTAGTGCGCAGTTCGCACTCGTCGGTGTCGTATCGCGTCCGCAATCTCGCCGAAAACCGGAACGAGCTATTGAAGGTTGTCGTGGCCGATCCACGGCGGGACTCGGACCTCATCCAGCGCTTCTTGCGAGAGTCGAGGATCCACTCCGGCCTCCGGCATCCGAACATTCTGACGTGCCACAAAGCGTTCGAGTTGCAGTCGCGGCTGGTGATGACGATGGAGTTGGTGGAGGCCGTGCCGCTCGAGGACCGGCTGCAAACGGAGCCAATCGGGATCGAGGAAGTGGGGCGGCTGATGCAGCAGGTGCTGCGCGCGCTCGCCTTCGCCCATGATTGTTCGGTGATTCACCGCGAGGTGACGCCGGCGAACATCCTGTTGACGCCGGATGGAATCGCGAAACTGGCCGGGTTCAACCTGGCGTGCGTGGCGTCGGACCCGCGGTTGACGCAGGTTGGCGCGATGGTGGGCTCGATCCACTACATGTCGCCGGAGCAGGTGCGCAGCGAGCCGCTGGACGCGCGGAGCGACATCTATTCGTTGGGCGTGGTGATGTTCGAAATCCTGGCGCGGCGGAAGCCGTTTACCGGGAAGAGCCATTTCGACGTACTGGCGGCGCACGTCAGCACGCCGCCGCCGGACCTGGCGGTGATCCGGCCGGACCTTGCGCCGGAGTTGATCGGGGTGGTTACGCGGGCGATGGCGAAGGAGCAGGCCGACCGTTTCCAGAGCTGCATGGAGTTCGCCGGGGCGCTCCACCGTGCGATGCATCTGGGTCCGGGGGCGGCCGAAAACGCGCACGCGGAACACCCGGCGGCGAAAGCGGTGGAATCGCTGATCGATATCCCACCGGCGCCGGAGCCAGACCAGCGGCCGGAGAAAGGCCCGATCCGTCCGCGGACGAAGGCGGATCTGACGCCGCGAGCGCCGGGTGAACCGCCGGCAGGAGCGGCGCAAGCGCCAGCGGGCGTTGCAGTTCAAAAACCGGACCACGAAGCAATTCCGGTGGGAGCCGTTCCAGCGGTGCAGGCGGCGCCAGAGCCGTCGATGCTGCTTCAGCGGCCGCTATTGGCGATCTTCGTTACCGTCGTCTTTATCCTGGGTTTCAGTTGGTTGATTTCGCGGATTTCGTGA
- a CDS encoding HAD family acid phosphatase, whose translation MRLLCFLLATSFALAQDRIPPTHEKLIPTVWTQTSVEWRAGALQAYRLAKVQLDAALADPLWNALAGWPQEQRTAEPAVILDIDETVLDNSPGQARQVMAGTDFVPAQWNQWVDEAKADPVPGAAEFCRYAYSRGVRVFYITNRDQGQEAKTRENLARHGFPLGNDNYDTVLTRGEAPGGSDKEERRKKVARLFRVVLLVGDDLGDFLPNVRDTPEKRAALAAPYSEYWGYKWILLPNPSYGSWEQAVNGDAGTAAERLERKTKSLNPRQ comes from the coding sequence ATGCGACTCCTGTGCTTTCTCCTTGCGACGAGCTTCGCTCTCGCCCAGGACCGGATCCCGCCCACGCATGAGAAGCTGATCCCCACCGTCTGGACGCAGACATCGGTGGAGTGGCGGGCAGGGGCGCTGCAGGCGTATCGCTTGGCGAAGGTGCAGCTGGACGCCGCGCTGGCCGATCCGCTTTGGAACGCGCTGGCGGGGTGGCCGCAGGAGCAACGCACCGCGGAACCGGCGGTGATCCTGGATATCGACGAAACGGTGCTCGACAACTCGCCGGGGCAGGCGCGGCAGGTGATGGCGGGGACGGACTTCGTGCCGGCGCAGTGGAACCAGTGGGTGGATGAGGCCAAGGCGGATCCGGTGCCGGGGGCGGCGGAGTTCTGCCGATACGCCTACTCGCGTGGCGTGCGCGTGTTCTACATCACCAATCGGGACCAGGGGCAGGAGGCGAAGACGCGGGAGAACCTGGCGCGGCATGGGTTCCCGCTCGGCAACGACAATTACGACACGGTGCTGACACGGGGTGAGGCTCCGGGCGGGAGCGATAAGGAAGAGCGGCGGAAGAAGGTGGCGCGGCTGTTCCGGGTTGTGCTTCTGGTGGGCGACGATCTGGGCGACTTTCTCCCGAACGTCCGCGACACCCCGGAGAAGCGGGCGGCGCTCGCCGCGCCGTATTCGGAGTACTGGGGATACAAATGGATCCTGCTGCCGAACCCGAGCTACGGGTCGTGGGAGCAGGCTGTGAACGGGGATGCGGGGACGGCTGCGGAGCGGCTGGAGCGGAAGACAAAATCGCTGAATCCAAGGCAGTAG
- a CDS encoding SUMF1/EgtB/PvdO family nonheme iron enzyme has translation MESTFLAFIVSVLGKFTAKLIGDEWDKVTHETRSKLAARVYSTWFDDTTGGDDAKARALRSFLANPATLEETGKILEDRYHEVDFDRLTQEFWVACKKEDVTPPKGDIADRVDAMMCDLADALREVTAQDGHGTLRRILEAVDRSEARVRNDTRARAIYLERCADRHKFIRFLGMAAAGDGMTEVSMEQVFVMPRVQPQDRQEQDFPAHKLLLGRKPPRRIMLLGKPGGGKSTLLECLTLALASRATREFPWAKDLPDLLPVFIRVRDLDKALDGKCTVWDILARRCTNLLQLAAPTGFLYRQREPGLLLLFDGLDEAASPARRRIVMDDIHSFAATLPASCRVIVTSRPHDYARDKFDQAQYAHYDICDFDGDEIKTFIGKWQAVREKDAKKAEEKTNKLLGALQRNRRIAKLAPNALLLTMIVREHYSSGGNLPDTRAQLYAKCSETLLKTWMEAKDQEGYERLLDTGQMETFLGRLAFSMQTSDDFAGADEDLALTRPRRDIEEKLRTYLRDELGPQATPKAEKLVEQLSSKDAILVNYGNEKFGFVHRTFQEFYAARHLVQEEDPKGLHDRIFEQPSGWNETLCLAVAQMVDGQRRPLFVELLRKGLVPFAQDCLEASGQQANWLQTLVRFLVKHYWQYREHRSLTPAGCAAAIVDCKEIAGILKGLFTPEHRDGPALAAAVELAELLARKGDPAAASLLSQFWQEAAGHPADELDDMVPVGGGVLMGKYPVTNSKFERMVPGHRQRRDRYSDQDDQPVIYVNRFEAELYCRWLGGGSSAYRLPSEEEWLNAWGDREYPWGDVFDKNKCNTGESGHMRTTPVRMYAKWASPAGCCDLAGNVWEWTSSQWAPDDPDPVIRGGSWGVNSGHASRSRGRNSVDPENRNNNVGFRLSRT, from the coding sequence ATGGAATCTACTTTCCTAGCCTTCATCGTCTCTGTTCTAGGCAAATTCACAGCAAAACTGATTGGCGACGAGTGGGATAAGGTAACTCACGAGACGCGGAGCAAACTCGCCGCGCGCGTTTACTCGACCTGGTTCGACGACACAACCGGTGGCGACGACGCCAAGGCGCGGGCGCTGCGGTCTTTCCTCGCCAACCCAGCCACCCTCGAAGAAACTGGGAAGATTCTTGAGGACCGCTACCACGAAGTCGACTTCGACCGCCTCACCCAAGAGTTCTGGGTAGCCTGCAAGAAAGAGGATGTCACGCCGCCGAAGGGCGACATCGCCGACCGCGTCGACGCCATGATGTGCGACCTTGCCGACGCCCTCCGCGAAGTCACCGCCCAGGACGGTCACGGCACGCTGCGCCGAATCCTCGAAGCCGTCGACCGGTCCGAAGCCCGCGTCCGCAACGACACCCGTGCCCGCGCCATCTACCTGGAACGCTGTGCGGACCGCCACAAGTTCATCCGCTTCCTCGGAATGGCCGCTGCCGGCGACGGGATGACCGAGGTCTCCATGGAGCAGGTCTTCGTCATGCCGCGCGTCCAGCCGCAGGATCGCCAGGAGCAGGACTTCCCCGCCCACAAACTCCTCCTCGGCCGCAAACCGCCGCGCCGGATCATGCTGCTCGGCAAGCCCGGTGGCGGGAAGTCTACGCTGCTGGAATGTCTCACCCTCGCCCTCGCCAGCCGCGCCACCCGCGAGTTCCCGTGGGCCAAGGACCTCCCGGACCTTCTCCCGGTCTTCATCCGCGTCCGCGACCTGGATAAAGCTCTCGACGGCAAATGCACAGTCTGGGATATCCTCGCCCGCCGCTGCACGAACCTTCTCCAACTCGCTGCCCCCACGGGTTTCCTCTACCGCCAACGCGAACCGGGACTCCTCCTGCTGTTCGACGGACTCGACGAAGCGGCATCCCCAGCCCGCCGCCGCATCGTCATGGACGATATCCACTCCTTCGCCGCCACACTGCCCGCATCCTGCCGCGTGATCGTCACCAGCCGCCCGCACGACTACGCGCGCGACAAGTTCGACCAGGCGCAATATGCCCACTACGACATCTGCGACTTCGACGGCGACGAGATCAAGACGTTCATCGGCAAATGGCAGGCGGTGCGCGAGAAGGATGCGAAGAAGGCCGAGGAAAAAACCAACAAACTGCTCGGCGCGCTGCAACGGAACCGCCGCATAGCCAAACTCGCGCCCAACGCGCTTCTGCTCACCATGATCGTCCGCGAGCACTACAGCAGCGGCGGCAACCTGCCCGATACCCGCGCGCAACTCTACGCCAAGTGCTCTGAGACCCTCCTCAAAACCTGGATGGAAGCCAAGGATCAGGAAGGCTACGAACGCCTGCTCGACACCGGGCAGATGGAGACCTTCCTCGGACGCCTCGCCTTCTCTATGCAAACTTCCGATGACTTCGCCGGGGCCGACGAGGACCTCGCGCTCACGCGCCCCCGCCGCGACATCGAGGAAAAGCTGCGCACTTACCTGCGCGACGAACTCGGCCCCCAGGCCACACCGAAAGCAGAGAAACTCGTGGAGCAACTCAGCTCCAAGGATGCCATTCTGGTCAACTACGGCAACGAGAAGTTCGGCTTCGTCCACCGCACCTTTCAGGAGTTCTACGCCGCCCGGCACCTGGTGCAGGAGGAGGATCCGAAAGGCCTTCACGACCGGATCTTCGAACAGCCCAGCGGCTGGAACGAGACACTGTGCCTCGCCGTCGCCCAAATGGTCGACGGCCAGCGTCGGCCTCTCTTCGTGGAGCTTCTGAGGAAGGGACTGGTTCCTTTCGCCCAGGACTGCCTCGAGGCATCCGGCCAACAGGCGAACTGGCTCCAAACCCTCGTCCGCTTCCTCGTGAAGCACTATTGGCAATATCGCGAGCACCGGTCCCTCACGCCCGCCGGTTGCGCCGCCGCCATTGTAGACTGTAAGGAAATCGCCGGAATTCTCAAGGGCCTGTTCACCCCGGAGCACCGCGATGGCCCCGCGCTCGCTGCTGCCGTGGAACTGGCCGAACTGCTGGCGCGCAAAGGTGACCCCGCCGCCGCTTCGCTCCTCAGTCAGTTCTGGCAGGAGGCCGCCGGCCATCCCGCGGATGAGTTGGACGATATGGTCCCCGTTGGCGGAGGCGTCCTCATGGGCAAATACCCGGTCACCAACTCCAAGTTCGAGCGAATGGTTCCAGGCCACCGGCAGCGCCGTGATCGCTACTCCGATCAGGACGACCAGCCCGTGATCTATGTGAACCGTTTCGAAGCCGAACTCTATTGCCGCTGGCTCGGCGGCGGCAGTTCTGCCTATCGGCTTCCGAGCGAAGAAGAATGGCTCAATGCCTGGGGAGACCGCGAGTACCCCTGGGGCGACGTGTTCGACAAGAACAAGTGCAACACCGGAGAGTCGGGGCATATGAGAACGACGCCCGTGCGAATGTACGCGAAGTGGGCCAGTCCCGCCGGATGTTGTGACCTGGCGGGCAACGTATGGGAATGGACGTCGAGCCAATGGGCTCCCGACGATCCAGACCCAGTGATCCGAGGCGGGTCGTGGGGCGTCAATAGCGGCCACGCGTCCCGTTCGCGCGGGCGCAACAGCGTCGATCCGGAGAACCGCAACAACAACGTCGGGTTCCGTCTCTCCAGGACATAG
- the avd gene encoding diversity-generating retroelement protein Avd has protein sequence MADKENILTKTDDFITWFLPKVEKFPRNYKFLIGDRVVQLQLDLLENLIEAYYQKQKLPPLRSANITIEKLRRLMKICTLMNFLSPSQLEFATRSLNEIGGMVGGWVRQQEARHA, from the coding sequence ATGGCTGACAAAGAGAATATCCTGACCAAAACGGACGACTTCATCACTTGGTTCCTGCCCAAGGTGGAGAAGTTCCCGAGGAACTACAAGTTTCTGATTGGCGACCGTGTGGTGCAACTCCAACTCGATCTGCTCGAGAACCTCATCGAAGCGTACTACCAGAAACAGAAGTTACCTCCGCTCCGCTCGGCGAACATCACCATCGAGAAACTCCGCCGCCTGATGAAGATCTGCACCCTGATGAACTTCCTCAGCCCAAGCCAACTCGAGTTCGCCACCCGAAGCCTCAACGAAATCGGCGGTATGGTCGGCGGCTGGGTGCGGCAGCAGGAAGCCCGCCATGCCTGA
- a CDS encoding reverse transcriptase domain-containing protein → MPDLFEDLCGFENLWEAARRARRGKRYKHAAAAFHHDLPAELVKLQDELRSRTYRPGPYTTFRIQEPKPRMISAAPYRDRVVHHALCNVIEPVFERSFLYDSYANRIGKGTHKALDRCTEYCRKYDYVLQCDIRQFFPSIDHDILFDILCRRVRNPGVRWLMRLILDHSNEQPEAAFYFPGDDLFTPFERRRGLPIGNLTSQFWANIYLNGLDHYLKDDLGVPGYIRYVDDLLLFANSKACLHEYRRLAALRLDALRLQLHPVKTRIQATRDGVAFLGFRVYRTHRRLLPHSGHRASRRLRRLIQEHDSKAMLLADAGTSVRAWIAHAANGNTYGLRRSMLSDAVFRARGHDPRRVVEQQ, encoded by the coding sequence ATGCCTGATCTCTTCGAGGATCTCTGCGGCTTCGAAAATCTCTGGGAAGCTGCCCGCCGGGCCCGCCGCGGAAAGCGCTACAAGCACGCCGCCGCCGCCTTCCATCATGATCTCCCCGCCGAATTGGTGAAGCTCCAGGACGAACTCCGCTCCCGGACCTATCGGCCCGGTCCCTACACCACGTTCCGGATCCAGGAACCGAAGCCGCGCATGATCAGCGCCGCTCCCTATCGCGACCGCGTGGTCCATCACGCATTGTGCAACGTCATCGAACCGGTCTTCGAGCGTTCGTTTCTTTACGATTCCTACGCCAACCGCATCGGCAAAGGTACACACAAAGCGCTCGACCGATGTACTGAGTATTGCCGTAAGTACGATTACGTTCTCCAGTGCGACATCCGCCAGTTTTTTCCCAGCATCGACCACGATATCCTCTTCGACATCCTCTGCCGCCGCGTCCGGAATCCTGGCGTTCGTTGGCTGATGCGCCTCATCCTCGATCATAGTAACGAACAGCCCGAAGCAGCATTCTACTTTCCCGGCGATGACTTGTTTACTCCTTTCGAGCGTCGCCGCGGGCTGCCGATCGGAAACCTTACAAGCCAGTTTTGGGCGAATATCTACTTGAACGGCCTCGATCACTATCTCAAGGACGATTTGGGCGTGCCCGGCTACATCCGTTACGTGGACGACCTTCTGTTGTTCGCGAATTCGAAGGCCTGTCTTCACGAGTATCGGCGTCTTGCCGCTCTACGCCTGGACGCGCTGCGGCTGCAATTGCATCCCGTGAAAACCAGGATTCAGGCTACCCGCGATGGAGTCGCATTCCTCGGTTTCCGCGTGTACCGGACTCACCGGAGGCTCCTCCCGCACTCCGGCCATCGTGCGAGCCGCCGGCTCCGCCGTCTGATTCAGGAACACGATTCGAAGGCGATGCTTCTCGCGGACGCAGGTACCTCTGTGCGAGCCTGGATCGCGCACGCCGCTAACGGAAACACTTACGGCTTACGGCGTTCGATGCTTTCGGACGCCGTATTTCGGGCACGAGGTCATGATCCGAGGCGGGTCGTGGAACAACAATAG